The following coding sequences lie in one Nonomuraea muscovyensis genomic window:
- a CDS encoding sugar phosphate isomerase/epimerase family protein: MVQPLSVQLYTVRDALAADRDGVLRRIAELGYGAVEPYDPMTDPKGFRQVADDLGLTVSSTHAYALLSREPAEVFEAIATVGTDLVIIPGGIAEEEFTTRDGLARVADRLNGLAVHAAAHGMRLGYHNHWWEIEPRIDGRHALEVLADLLEPEVFLEVDTYWAAVGGADVPALLRGLADRVLALHVKDGPGVRGEPHTAVGDGVMPVPAILAAAPGAWRIVELDTCAGDVFEALAGSRSYLSSLGVS; the protein is encoded by the coding sequence ATGGTGCAACCGCTCAGCGTCCAGCTCTACACCGTGCGGGACGCGTTGGCCGCGGACCGGGACGGGGTGCTGCGCCGCATCGCCGAGCTCGGCTACGGCGCCGTCGAACCGTACGACCCGATGACCGACCCCAAGGGCTTCCGCCAGGTGGCCGACGACCTGGGGCTGACCGTCTCCAGCACCCACGCCTACGCCCTGCTGAGCCGGGAGCCGGCGGAGGTGTTCGAGGCGATCGCCACGGTCGGCACCGACCTGGTGATCATCCCGGGCGGCATCGCGGAGGAGGAGTTCACCACCCGCGACGGCCTGGCGCGGGTGGCCGACCGGCTGAACGGACTCGCCGTCCATGCCGCCGCCCACGGCATGCGGCTGGGCTACCACAACCACTGGTGGGAGATCGAGCCGCGGATCGACGGCCGGCACGCCCTGGAGGTGCTGGCCGACCTGCTGGAGCCGGAGGTGTTCCTGGAGGTCGACACCTACTGGGCGGCCGTGGGCGGGGCCGACGTGCCCGCCCTGCTGCGCGGCCTCGCCGACCGGGTGCTCGCCCTGCACGTCAAGGACGGTCCCGGGGTCAGGGGCGAGCCGCACACGGCCGTGGGCGACGGCGTCATGCCCGTGCCCGCCATCCTCGCCGCGGCGCCCGGCGCGTGGCGGATCGTCGAGCTCGACACCTGCGCGGGCGACGTCTTCGAGGCGCTCGCGGGCAGCCGCTCCTACCTGTCCTCGCTGGGGGTCTCATGA
- a CDS encoding golvesin C-terminal-like domain-containing protein: protein MRFARTRLVALVTSALTSLLLIAGQPATAQPLQRAADLPAAFDRAAAEHDVPRDLLVALAYAETHLDGHGGEPSASGGYGVMHLVSNPTTKALEKAAELTRTPVDKLKADDAANILGGAAVLRAHADELGLDEAARKDAGRWYQAVARYGNASSPELARLYADAVYELLGLGLDARGVTVKPQEITADRGALAGARDLNAEAAVASPDYPDAAWVAANSGNYTVSSRESSYAIDRVIIHVTQGSYAGTISWFQNPSANVSAHYVVKSSNGAITQMVRDKDIAWHAGNWTYNTRSIGIEHEGWVSDASWFTDAMYRASAALTRAICNKYGIPKDRTHIIGHNQVPGATHTDPGPHWNWTTYMNYVTGDTGTPSWTTTVDNASGQFTAGANWGTSAYSSDRHGADYRFASPVEASDPAWFSAAIPSAGNYRVDVWYPADPGYNSSAPYIVATSSGNQTVYVDQRSGGGAWRTIGTFSLSAGTKNVVGVSRWTSGTGYVIADAVRISRV from the coding sequence ATGAGGTTCGCCCGCACGCGATTAGTCGCTCTCGTCACCTCCGCCCTCACCTCCCTCCTCCTCATCGCCGGCCAGCCCGCCACCGCCCAGCCCCTGCAGCGGGCCGCCGACCTGCCGGCCGCGTTCGACCGCGCGGCGGCCGAGCACGACGTGCCCCGCGACCTGCTCGTCGCCCTCGCCTACGCCGAGACCCACCTCGACGGCCACGGCGGCGAGCCCAGCGCCAGCGGCGGCTACGGCGTCATGCACCTGGTCAGCAACCCGACCACGAAGGCCCTGGAGAAGGCCGCCGAACTCACCAGGACACCCGTTGACAAGCTCAAGGCCGACGACGCCGCCAACATCCTCGGCGGCGCGGCCGTCCTGCGCGCCCACGCCGACGAGCTGGGCCTCGACGAGGCCGCCCGCAAGGACGCCGGCCGCTGGTACCAGGCCGTGGCCAGGTACGGCAACGCCTCCTCACCCGAGCTCGCCCGCCTGTACGCCGACGCCGTCTACGAGTTGCTCGGCCTCGGCCTCGACGCGCGCGGCGTGACGGTCAAGCCGCAGGAGATCACCGCGGACCGCGGCGCCCTCGCGGGCGCCCGCGACCTGAACGCCGAGGCCGCCGTGGCCAGCCCCGACTACCCGGACGCCGCCTGGGTGGCGGCCAACTCCGGCAACTACACCGTCTCCAGCCGCGAGTCCAGCTACGCCATCGACCGGGTGATCATCCACGTCACCCAGGGCTCGTACGCGGGCACCATCTCGTGGTTCCAGAACCCCAGCGCCAACGTCTCCGCGCACTACGTCGTCAAGTCGTCCAACGGCGCCATCACCCAGATGGTGCGCGACAAGGACATCGCCTGGCACGCGGGCAACTGGACCTACAACACCCGCTCCATCGGCATCGAGCACGAGGGCTGGGTCAGCGACGCCTCCTGGTTCACCGACGCCATGTACCGCGCCTCGGCCGCCCTGACCCGCGCCATCTGCAACAAGTACGGCATCCCCAAGGACCGCACCCACATCATCGGCCACAACCAGGTGCCCGGCGCCACGCACACCGACCCCGGCCCGCACTGGAACTGGACCACGTACATGAACTACGTGACCGGCGACACGGGCACCCCGTCGTGGACCACCACCGTGGACAACGCCTCCGGCCAGTTCACGGCCGGCGCCAACTGGGGCACCTCCGCCTACTCCAGTGACCGGCACGGCGCCGACTACCGGTTCGCGAGCCCGGTCGAGGCCAGCGACCCGGCCTGGTTCTCCGCGGCCATCCCCAGCGCGGGCAACTACCGGGTGGACGTCTGGTACCCGGCCGACCCGGGCTACAACAGCTCGGCCCCGTACATCGTGGCGACGTCGAGCGGCAACCAGACCGTCTACGTCGACCAGCGCTCGGGCGGCGGCGCCTGGCGCACGATCGGGACGTTCTCGCTCAGCGCGGGAACCAAGAACGTGGTGGGCGTCAGCCGGTGGACTTCGGGCACCGGCTACGTCATCGCGGACGCGGTGCGCATCAGCCGCGTGTGA
- a CDS encoding arginase family protein → MTTITTDVKLAVLDAPSNLGLRPPAPGTVPGCYKAPWALRDAGLLGRLGAEDAGAVVPPRYVATWQPGDGVRNGPAIAAYAGRLAERITGLRDSGRFPVVLGGDCSILLGAAVALRRAGRYGVAYLDAHSDFRHLGNSPHVGAAAGEDLALATGRGDDYLTDIDGLRPYVCEEDVIVLGLRDEEDLGDFAGTGIRSVRADEIGDDTVDEARKVLVRDELDGFWIHVDADVLDPSVLRAVDSPTPGGLDADRLARLLRGLLRLPGAAGLQLTVFDPDLDEDGSQAAVLVDILAAALTR, encoded by the coding sequence ATGACCACTATAACCACTGACGTCAAGCTCGCCGTCCTGGACGCCCCGTCCAACCTCGGCCTGCGCCCGCCCGCGCCCGGCACCGTGCCCGGCTGCTACAAGGCGCCCTGGGCGCTGCGCGACGCCGGGCTGCTCGGGCGGCTCGGCGCCGAGGACGCGGGCGCGGTGGTGCCGCCCCGCTACGTGGCCACCTGGCAGCCGGGCGACGGGGTGCGCAACGGCCCGGCCATCGCCGCGTACGCCGGCAGGCTGGCGGAGCGGATCACCGGGCTGCGCGACTCCGGCCGTTTCCCGGTCGTGCTCGGCGGCGACTGCTCGATCCTGCTGGGCGCGGCCGTGGCGCTGCGCCGGGCCGGCCGCTACGGCGTGGCCTACCTCGACGCCCACTCCGACTTCCGCCACCTGGGCAACTCGCCGCACGTCGGCGCGGCGGCCGGCGAGGACCTGGCCCTGGCCACCGGTCGCGGTGACGACTACCTGACCGACATCGACGGCCTGCGCCCGTACGTGTGCGAGGAGGACGTCATCGTGCTCGGCCTCCGCGACGAGGAGGACCTCGGCGATTTCGCCGGCACGGGCATCAGGTCCGTGCGCGCCGACGAGATCGGCGACGACACGGTGGACGAGGCCCGGAAGGTGCTGGTGCGCGACGAACTGGACGGGTTCTGGATCCATGTCGACGCCGACGTGCTCGACCCGTCGGTGCTGCGGGCGGTCGACTCGCCCACCCCGGGCGGGCTCGACGCCGACCGGCTGGCGCGGCTGCTGCGCGGCCTGCTGCGGCTGCCCGGGGCCGCCGGTCTGCAGCTCACGGTCTTCGATCCCGACCTCGACGAGGACGGCTCGCAGGCGGCCGTGCTCGTGGACATCCTGGCCGCGGCCCTGACCCGCTGA
- a CDS encoding family 10 glycosylhydrolase encodes MTPLRTLLVVLTLALVGAVAPVSPLPAASSTVASSTGASTAASTVACATDPATPKRQLRAMWISSVANIDWPSRTGLTASAQQAEFRAWLDLAVARRMNAVVVQVRPTADAFWPSPHEPWSQWLTGTQGGDPGYDPLAFMVAEAHARNLELHAWFNPYRVANHDDVNTLVASHPARRNPSWRFAYGGKLYYNPGLPAVRAFIQDAIMDAVTRYDLDGVHLDDYFYPYPVSGQTIPDSAAYNEYGGGFANVHDWRRENVNLLIRELDQRIHQAKPHVSFGVSPFGIWRNAATDPLGSATSGLQSYDAIYADSRRWVKEGWVDYVAPQIYWHIGHAAADYAVLTAWWAQTVRGTGVQLVIGQAAYRAGASGQDAAWQDPAELSDHLHVNRRHPEVSGDIHFSAKDVKANRINAFGTLAAAHYTRPALLPARGTAAAPAAPVLGSATRGSGGVALTWQGQATAYAVYRVDGTPSAADPCAFADARNLLATTRKTTFTDTTAAATAAYTYYVTALGRTHQESGPSAGKAVPGSGGGAFSVVVDNAAAAFTAGPSWGTSTYSSQLHGTDYRFAEPVAASDPAWFRAAIPSAGSYRVEVWYPANAGYNSATPYMVAASGGNRTVTVDQRTGGGAWRALGTFTLDAGTYNVVGVSRWTSAAGYVIADAVRITKV; translated from the coding sequence GTGACCCCCCTGCGGACCCTCCTGGTGGTCCTCACCCTCGCGCTGGTCGGCGCCGTCGCCCCCGTCTCGCCTCTCCCCGCAGCCTCCTCCACGGTGGCCTCCTCCACGGGCGCCTCCACGGCCGCCTCCACGGTGGCCTGCGCCACCGATCCCGCGACGCCCAAGCGACAGCTCCGCGCGATGTGGATCTCCTCCGTGGCCAACATCGACTGGCCGAGCCGCACCGGGCTCACCGCGTCCGCCCAGCAGGCGGAGTTCCGCGCCTGGCTCGACCTGGCCGTGGCCCGGCGCATGAACGCCGTCGTCGTGCAGGTCAGGCCGACGGCCGACGCGTTCTGGCCGTCGCCGCACGAGCCGTGGTCGCAGTGGCTGACAGGTACGCAGGGCGGCGACCCCGGCTACGACCCGCTCGCCTTCATGGTCGCCGAGGCCCACGCCCGCAACCTGGAGCTGCACGCCTGGTTCAACCCGTACCGGGTGGCCAACCACGACGACGTGAACACGCTGGTGGCGAGCCACCCGGCACGTAGGAACCCCTCCTGGCGCTTCGCCTACGGCGGCAAGCTCTACTACAACCCCGGCCTCCCGGCCGTCCGCGCCTTCATCCAGGACGCCATCATGGACGCCGTCACCCGCTACGACCTCGACGGCGTGCACCTCGACGACTACTTCTACCCCTATCCGGTCAGCGGCCAGACCATCCCCGACAGCGCCGCCTACAACGAGTACGGCGGCGGCTTCGCCAACGTCCACGACTGGCGGCGCGAGAACGTCAACCTCCTCATCCGGGAGCTCGACCAGCGCATCCACCAGGCCAAGCCGCACGTCTCCTTCGGCGTCAGCCCGTTCGGCATCTGGCGCAACGCCGCGACCGACCCGCTCGGCTCGGCCACCTCGGGGCTGCAGTCCTACGACGCGATCTACGCCGACAGCAGGCGGTGGGTGAAGGAGGGCTGGGTCGACTACGTGGCCCCGCAGATCTACTGGCACATCGGGCACGCCGCGGCCGACTACGCCGTGCTCACCGCCTGGTGGGCGCAGACCGTACGAGGCACCGGCGTGCAGCTCGTCATCGGCCAGGCCGCCTACCGGGCGGGCGCCTCGGGCCAGGACGCGGCCTGGCAGGACCCGGCCGAACTGAGCGACCACCTGCACGTCAACCGGCGTCATCCCGAGGTGTCCGGCGACATCCACTTCAGCGCCAAGGACGTCAAGGCCAACCGCATCAACGCCTTCGGCACGCTCGCAGCCGCCCACTACACCCGGCCGGCGCTCCTGCCGGCCCGCGGCACCGCCGCCGCCCCGGCCGCCCCCGTGCTCGGCTCCGCCACCCGCGGGTCCGGCGGCGTCGCGCTGACCTGGCAGGGCCAGGCGACGGCGTACGCCGTCTACCGAGTGGACGGCACGCCCTCCGCAGCCGACCCGTGCGCCTTCGCCGACGCCCGCAACCTCCTCGCCACGACCAGGAAGACCACGTTCACCGACACCACGGCCGCCGCCACGGCCGCCTACACCTACTACGTGACGGCGCTCGGCCGTACCCACCAGGAGAGCGGACCCAGCGCGGGCAAGGCCGTGCCGGGCTCCGGCGGCGGCGCCTTCAGCGTGGTCGTGGACAACGCCGCGGCCGCCTTCACCGCGGGGCCGTCCTGGGGCACCTCCACCTACTCCAGCCAGCTCCACGGCACCGACTACCGCTTCGCCGAGCCCGTCGCGGCCAGCGACCCGGCCTGGTTCCGGGCCGCGATCCCCAGCGCGGGCAGCTACCGGGTCGAGGTCTGGTATCCGGCCAACGCCGGTTACAACAGCGCCACGCCGTACATGGTCGCGGCGAGCGGGGGGAACCGTACGGTCACCGTGGACCAGCGGACGGGCGGCGGCGCCTGGCGGGCCCTCGGGACGTTCACCCTCGACGCGGGGACCTACAACGTGGTCGGCGTGAGCCGCTGGACGTCGGCGGCCGGCTACGTCATCGCCGACGCGGTCCGCATCACCAAGGTCTGA
- a CDS encoding CGNR zinc finger domain-containing protein, which yields MGHFAQFGLVALDLANTWDEYLDDPERLPDVAALRRFCDELEEAEAAAQVGEDDLVAVRAVRSRLRAVLAAEPRERAPALARWAAELPVRAQIVAADGLPELRLTAAEHASPADRLAVRAVRELLDIAGSGDWERLRLCAASPCRDAFVDRSRPGRRQFCSTRCANRAHAAASRARHRA from the coding sequence ATGGGGCACTTCGCGCAATTCGGTCTCGTGGCGCTGGATCTGGCCAACACCTGGGACGAGTACCTGGACGACCCGGAGCGACTGCCGGACGTGGCGGCGCTGCGGCGCTTCTGTGACGAACTGGAGGAGGCCGAGGCCGCGGCGCAGGTGGGGGAGGACGACCTGGTCGCCGTCCGGGCCGTCCGGTCGCGGCTGCGGGCCGTCCTCGCGGCCGAGCCTCGCGAGCGGGCGCCGGCCCTCGCCCGGTGGGCGGCGGAACTGCCGGTGCGGGCGCAGATCGTGGCTGCCGATGGCCTGCCGGAACTGCGGCTCACCGCCGCCGAGCACGCGTCGCCGGCCGACCGGCTGGCCGTGCGGGCGGTCCGCGAGCTGCTGGACATCGCCGGCTCGGGCGACTGGGAGCGACTGCGGCTGTGCGCCGCCTCCCCCTGCCGGGACGCCTTCGTCGACCGCAGCAGACCGGGGCGACGGCAGTTCTGCTCGACCCGGTGCGCCAACCGCGCGCACGCCGCCGCCTCCCGCGCCCGCCACCGGGCCTGA
- a CDS encoding carbonic anhydrase, which translates to MRNDMFDRRGLLRAGLVAGGLAAGTAAGGALFAQAAAGVAPDERPGTPDAAWAALREGNRRWASGAATHPHQDAARRAALARKQDPFAVVFSCIDSRVPPELVFDTGLGDLFVLRTAGHTIDPLVTGSAEYGPAELGTPLVVVLGHQRCGAVTAAAESLQEHRKLPGELNRIATSLQSAYKRSGGDVDKMIRLNTLDVVNQLKKDKLFAPRIAKGKLKVIGGYYSIDTYEVTRLV; encoded by the coding sequence ATGCGAAATGACATGTTCGACCGGCGTGGCCTGCTGCGTGCCGGTCTCGTCGCCGGCGGTCTGGCCGCGGGCACCGCCGCGGGCGGCGCCCTGTTCGCGCAGGCGGCGGCCGGCGTCGCGCCCGACGAGCGCCCCGGCACCCCCGACGCGGCGTGGGCGGCCCTGCGCGAAGGCAACCGCCGCTGGGCCAGCGGCGCCGCCACCCATCCCCACCAGGACGCCGCCCGGCGCGCGGCGCTCGCGCGGAAGCAGGACCCCTTCGCGGTCGTCTTCTCGTGCATCGACTCCCGCGTGCCGCCCGAGCTGGTCTTCGACACCGGGCTGGGCGACCTGTTCGTGCTGCGGACCGCCGGGCACACCATCGACCCGCTGGTCACGGGCTCCGCGGAGTACGGCCCTGCCGAGCTGGGGACCCCGCTCGTCGTCGTGCTCGGCCACCAGCGCTGCGGCGCGGTCACGGCCGCCGCCGAGTCGCTGCAGGAGCACAGGAAGCTGCCGGGCGAGCTGAACAGGATCGCCACCTCCCTGCAGTCGGCCTACAAGCGCTCGGGCGGCGACGTCGACAAGATGATCCGCCTCAACACCCTCGACGTGGTGAACCAGCTCAAGAAGGACAAGCTGTTCGCCCCCCGCATCGCCAAGGGCAAGCTCAAGGTGATCGGCGGCTACTACTCGATCGACACCTACGAGGTCACCCGCCTCGTGTGA
- the xylA gene encoding xylose isomerase — protein sequence MAAFTPTPDDRFTFGLWTVGWQARDPFGDATRPPLDPVESVHRLAELGAYGVTFHDDDLLAVEPDRDRAVAAFRKALDETGMKVPMATTNLFTHPVFKDGAFTSNDRDVRRHAIRKVMRNLDLAASLGARTYVCWGGREGAESDAAKDVRAALARYKEAIDLLSQYVLEQGYDIRFALEPKPNEPRGDILLPTIGHALAFINELEHPDMVGLNPEVGHEQMAGLNFVHGIAQALWHGKLFHIDLNGQHGPKYDQDLIFGHGDVKSAFFLVDLLENGGYDGPRHFDYKPLRTEDPADVWVSAAANMRTYLILKDRARSFRADPEVQDALRASRVGELAVPTLAPGESLADLAADDFDPDVAAERGFHFSRLNQLAIEHLLGVRTQEA from the coding sequence ATGGCCGCATTCACTCCGACTCCCGACGACCGCTTCACGTTCGGCCTGTGGACGGTCGGCTGGCAGGCGCGCGACCCTTTCGGCGACGCGACGCGGCCGCCGCTCGACCCGGTGGAGAGCGTCCACCGCCTGGCCGAACTGGGCGCGTACGGGGTCACCTTCCACGACGACGACCTGCTCGCCGTCGAGCCGGACCGTGACCGGGCCGTGGCCGCGTTCCGCAAGGCGCTCGACGAGACCGGGATGAAGGTCCCGATGGCGACCACCAACCTGTTCACCCATCCGGTGTTCAAGGACGGCGCGTTCACCAGCAACGACCGCGACGTGCGGCGCCACGCGATCCGCAAGGTCATGCGCAACCTGGACCTGGCCGCCTCGCTCGGCGCGCGGACGTACGTGTGCTGGGGCGGGCGCGAGGGCGCCGAGTCGGACGCGGCCAAGGACGTGCGCGCCGCGCTCGCCCGCTACAAGGAAGCGATCGATCTGCTCAGCCAGTACGTCCTGGAGCAGGGCTACGACATCAGGTTCGCCCTGGAGCCGAAGCCGAACGAGCCGCGCGGTGACATCCTGCTGCCGACGATCGGGCACGCCCTGGCGTTCATCAACGAGCTGGAGCACCCGGACATGGTAGGGCTCAACCCCGAGGTGGGCCACGAGCAGATGGCCGGGCTGAACTTCGTGCACGGCATCGCCCAGGCGCTCTGGCACGGCAAGCTCTTCCACATCGACCTCAACGGCCAGCACGGACCGAAGTACGACCAGGACCTGATCTTCGGCCACGGCGACGTGAAGAGCGCGTTCTTCCTGGTGGACCTGCTGGAGAACGGCGGCTACGACGGGCCGAGGCACTTCGACTACAAGCCGCTGCGCACCGAGGACCCCGCCGATGTGTGGGTGTCAGCGGCGGCCAACATGCGCACCTACCTGATCCTGAAGGACAGGGCGCGCTCCTTCCGGGCCGACCCCGAGGTGCAGGACGCGCTGCGCGCCTCGCGGGTGGGCGAGCTGGCCGTACCGACGCTCGCGCCGGGCGAGAGCCTGGCCGACCTCGCCGCCGACGACTTCGACCCGGATGTGGCCGCCGAGCGCGGCTTCCACTTCAGCCGGCTCAACCAGCTCGCCATCGAGCACCTGCTCGGCGTGCGGACCCAGGAGGCCTGA
- a CDS encoding Gfo/Idh/MocA family protein, translating into MTSGTGPVGVALVGAGVISGQYLQHLTAFPDVRVLAVADLDEARAAAVAEEYGVPVSGGLDTVLGLPEVEIVVNLTVPSAHAAVALAALRAGKHVYGEKPLALDMDEAAKVLAEAENRGLRVGNAPDTFLGAGIQSTIRAVRSGLIGAPVAVTAATQGMGPESWHPSPEFFYQRGAGPLFDLGPYYLTALVALLGPAARVSASTRRAREHRVVGSGPKAGTAFPVDVPTHVNALIDFADGPTAGATFSFDSPIGKRLIEVIGTEGALSLPDPNTFDGPLLARGTHDPDWRELPLEGTTAGRGIGVLDMARAIRAGVPHRASGELALHVLEIMAAVTESGERGEFRGLGSRTPVPDPLPVDWDPYAATLT; encoded by the coding sequence ATGACGTCCGGAACCGGTCCGGTGGGTGTGGCGCTCGTCGGCGCCGGGGTGATCAGCGGCCAGTACCTGCAGCACCTCACGGCGTTCCCCGACGTGCGGGTGCTGGCCGTCGCCGACCTCGACGAGGCGCGCGCCGCCGCGGTGGCCGAGGAGTACGGCGTCCCCGTCTCGGGCGGTCTCGACACCGTGCTCGGCCTGCCCGAGGTGGAGATCGTCGTCAACCTCACCGTCCCGTCGGCGCACGCCGCGGTCGCGCTGGCCGCCTTACGGGCGGGCAAGCACGTGTACGGCGAGAAGCCGCTGGCCCTGGACATGGACGAGGCCGCCAAGGTACTGGCGGAGGCGGAGAACCGGGGATTGCGCGTCGGCAACGCCCCCGACACCTTCCTCGGCGCCGGCATCCAGTCCACGATCCGGGCTGTGCGGTCGGGCCTGATCGGCGCCCCGGTGGCGGTCACGGCCGCCACCCAGGGCATGGGCCCGGAGTCGTGGCACCCCAGCCCCGAGTTCTTCTACCAGCGGGGCGCCGGACCGCTGTTCGACCTCGGCCCGTACTACCTGACCGCGCTCGTCGCGCTGCTCGGCCCGGCCGCCCGGGTCTCGGCGAGCACCCGGCGGGCCCGCGAGCACCGCGTGGTCGGGTCGGGGCCGAAGGCGGGCACGGCCTTCCCCGTGGATGTGCCGACGCACGTCAACGCGCTGATCGACTTCGCGGACGGTCCGACGGCCGGGGCCACCTTCAGCTTCGACTCACCGATCGGCAAGAGGCTGATCGAGGTCATCGGCACCGAAGGGGCCCTGTCGTTGCCCGATCCCAACACCTTCGACGGCCCGCTGCTGGCCCGTGGCACGCACGACCCCGACTGGAGGGAGCTGCCGCTGGAGGGCACGACGGCGGGGCGCGGCATCGGCGTGCTCGACATGGCCCGCGCGATCCGGGCCGGGGTTCCGCACCGGGCGTCGGGCGAACTGGCGCTGCACGTCCTGGAGATCATGGCGGCGGTGACGGAGTCGGGCGAGCGGGGTGAGTTCCGCGGGCTCGGCTCGCGGACACCGGTGCCCGATCCGCTGCCAGTGGACTGGGACCCGTACGCGGCCACGCTCACCTGA
- a CDS encoding ROK family transcriptional regulator, whose amino-acid sequence MRARNLAVVLGEIRRSGPLTRAALADLTGLTKTTVSKLVSDLLEAGAVVETGAVRDGERGRPGVAIALSGHRVATLGLEINVDYLAASVVDLTLAVRVRRTRPADNRNSRPETILRELRDLARWAVSEAEAQGLRVTGAALAVPGPVEGGLLHNAPHLGWRDVRVTGLLDLLDLPFEVDNEANLAALGELWFGSGATDFLYVSGEIGIGAGLVVGGALFRGTNGQAGELGHVVVLPDGPACRCGGRGCLEVYAGQDALLGAVAPLSGRVAALPGAAAGMPAPAASLEGLAGLLEAGDPVARAACEEAGRALGTALTSAVHLLDPGMIVLGGSFALLFPWLERPVGDVLSARLRHMRGKPPRLVASQAGADAAVLGAAGLIIQQVVADPAGTLGL is encoded by the coding sequence ATGCGTGCCCGTAACCTCGCCGTCGTACTCGGGGAGATCCGCAGGTCCGGACCGCTCACCCGGGCCGCGCTCGCCGACCTGACCGGGCTGACCAAGACGACCGTGTCCAAGCTGGTGTCCGACCTGCTGGAGGCGGGCGCCGTGGTGGAGACCGGTGCGGTGCGCGACGGCGAACGCGGCCGGCCGGGCGTCGCGATCGCGCTCAGCGGGCACCGCGTGGCCACGCTCGGGCTGGAGATCAACGTCGACTACCTCGCCGCCTCCGTCGTGGACCTCACCCTCGCGGTACGGGTGCGCCGCACGCGGCCGGCCGACAATCGAAACTCCCGCCCCGAGACGATCCTCCGCGAGCTGCGCGACCTGGCCCGCTGGGCGGTGTCGGAGGCCGAGGCGCAGGGGCTGCGCGTCACCGGCGCGGCGCTCGCCGTGCCCGGGCCGGTCGAGGGCGGGCTGCTGCACAACGCCCCGCACCTCGGCTGGCGCGACGTGCGGGTGACGGGGCTGCTGGACCTGCTCGACCTGCCGTTCGAGGTGGACAACGAGGCCAACCTGGCGGCGCTCGGCGAGCTGTGGTTCGGCTCGGGGGCGACGGACTTCCTCTACGTGTCGGGAGAGATCGGCATCGGGGCGGGCCTGGTGGTGGGCGGCGCGCTGTTCCGCGGCACGAACGGCCAGGCGGGCGAGCTGGGACACGTCGTCGTCCTGCCCGACGGGCCGGCGTGCCGGTGCGGCGGGCGGGGCTGCCTGGAGGTGTACGCCGGCCAGGACGCGCTGCTCGGCGCGGTCGCCCCGCTGAGCGGCAGGGTCGCGGCGCTGCCGGGGGCGGCGGCCGGGATGCCGGCCCCGGCGGCCTCCCTCGAAGGGCTGGCCGGGCTGCTGGAGGCGGGCGACCCGGTGGCGCGGGCGGCCTGCGAGGAGGCCGGGCGGGCGCTCGGCACCGCCCTCACCTCGGCCGTCCACCTGCTGGACCCCGGCATGATCGTGCTGGGCGGCTCGTTCGCGCTGCTGTTCCCCTGGCTCGAACGGCCCGTCGGTGACGTGCTGTCGGCGCGGCTGCGCCACATGCGGGGGAAGCCGCCGCGCCTGGTGGCCTCGCAGGCGGGCGCCGACGCCGCCGTGCTGGGCGCCGCCGGCCTGATCATCCAGCAGGTCGTCGCCGACCCGGCCGGCACGCTGGGCCTCTGA
- a CDS encoding alpha/beta hydrolase: protein MRGILSDHPLWPDGRRHGWDEALISAFPVPSARPGPAILIFPGGGYGHLAEHEGAPVARWLNSLGVAAFVVRYRVAPHRHPLPLLDAARAVRWVRHHAARHGVDPLRVGVLGFSAGGHLAGLLATGTGPMLPEGPHDEIDAGDPRPGLAVLCYPVVTLTSPAAHQGCVANLLGPGGDDPAALSIERRVGPATPPMFLWHTADDASVPVDNTLMLASALARHRVPVEAHVYPSGVHGLGLAEADPVAGDWTRRCAAFLRARGWS from the coding sequence GTGAGGGGCATCTTGAGCGACCACCCGTTGTGGCCCGACGGCCGGCGGCACGGCTGGGACGAGGCGCTGATCAGCGCGTTCCCCGTCCCCTCCGCCCGGCCGGGCCCGGCCATCCTGATCTTCCCCGGCGGCGGGTATGGCCACCTCGCCGAGCACGAGGGGGCGCCGGTGGCGCGGTGGCTGAACTCGCTGGGCGTCGCCGCCTTCGTGGTGCGCTACCGGGTCGCGCCGCACCGCCACCCGCTGCCGCTGCTGGACGCCGCCAGGGCCGTGCGCTGGGTCAGGCACCACGCGGCCCGGCACGGCGTGGACCCGCTGCGGGTCGGCGTGCTCGGGTTCTCCGCCGGCGGGCACCTGGCGGGGCTGCTCGCCACCGGCACGGGGCCCATGCTGCCGGAGGGCCCGCACGACGAGATCGACGCGGGCGACCCCCGCCCCGGCCTGGCGGTGCTGTGCTATCCCGTCGTCACGCTCACCAGCCCGGCCGCACACCAGGGCTGCGTCGCCAACCTCCTCGGTCCGGGCGGGGACGATCCCGCGGCCCTGTCGATCGAGCGCAGGGTCGGCCCGGCCACCCCGCCGATGTTCCTCTGGCACACGGCCGACGACGCCTCCGTGCCGGTGGACAACACGCTCATGCTGGCGAGCGCACTGGCTCGCCACCGCGTGCCCGTGGAGGCGCACGTGTACCCGAGCGGCGTCCACGGTCTCGGGCTGGCCGAGGCCGACCCCGTGGCCGGCGACTGGACCCGGCGGTGCGCCGCCTTCCTCCGGGCGCGCGGCTGGAGCTGA